TTACTATTACCTACTTATCACTCCTGCTAATTACATTTTTAGTCCCTCAAGCACGAGGATAtcatttcaaattatacattttatgTAAACAATGGAGTGTCCAAGCGCCCTTTAAGGACCAAATAAAACGAAGCCGTAAGGGACCAAAATTTAGTTTACCAAGTGAGTTTCAATTAGTAtaactagtaaagttttttgttatcgaatattaaaaaaaaaattattgttcaaatctcgtttatataaaaaaaattaattagtgtcttAGCTAAATTTTAAAAGACAATTATCGAGAGGCATGATGTTCTTAAAATCTTAGAAAATTGACACTCCTTTCTCCTATGGTTCCTACTCTCTTGGGTTGATCACAAAACTTTCCAATATCTAAGAATAGGAAGAGGAGCATCTTAATTAATCtctttaatagtttttattgTTGAAAAGAAGGAAACGTGGGATGTTAATTGTGAGACAAAAACATTTGTTGGGTGAAGGTGAAATACAAGAAAGACAATGTGGTTTATTAATTTATGGGCTATAGAGGGTGGGAAAAGCCCAATTTGGAAGGGAGTAGAGAGCGAgagattgtttaaaaattgagatAGGCAAAGGCCCATAGTAGAGACCAGGGATTGTTTAGATTAGAAGCCAGCCCAATTGTTATCACATATTATCTATGAGCCCCAACCCCCAAAACCAACGCACCAAATCCAAAATCCACAGCTTGGTGGGTGACCTCCGGACCGGAAATCGTCGCCAAGTCCACCGCCACTCTCTCTCTTCGATCCAATCTTTGATTTTGTGGATTGATTCTGTAAATGGGTACAAAAGAAGAAGCTCAAGGAACCCTCTCATCAACTGATTTTGGTGTTGCTGCTTCTGCTTTCATCCTCAATTGGAATACAGTTtgctcttcttttcctccatggACATGGGTCCTTTCTCATCATCAAGTTAGtgctctctgtctctgtctttCTCTTTATTCACAATTCCTCTTTTAATCTTTCCTCTCCTTTTAATGTACACAGGTGGAAGGATACTTATCTTTGGAGAACATGCTTCTCAGCTCAACTCAGGTCTGCCCTTCCCCTTCATTGCCTTCATGTTGCTCTACCACTTTTAAATTGCTTTAATTGATGCCAACCTTGTGTAGGAAGACCATGGTGAACTGAGTTGCCCTGGGCCTGGGATACACTCTCACCAAGAGGACCCcattgatgttgatgatgccACCTTAGTATGTGTTATACCTATGTAGATATACATATTACTCATCaaattttacactttttttttttttttggtatgccTATTGATGATTCTTGTCTCATTTACAACATTGATCAACTTCTTGCTCTTATGCTAGGTCCACACCAATCCTTGTAAAGTACATTACTATGATCTCCATATAATTTATTGCAATTCATATCGAGTTCCAGTGCTATATTTTCGTGCCTATGACAGTGGTATGTTCATCTCTTTTTAACTTACATTATAAGATGAATGTGGACTTTATATAAATGATAGTACAATATGAAATAGGCACCGCCTGTTTTTTCGTAAATATTTTACccaaaccaaatttatttttgcaGTATTAAGCAcataaaaacttgtttggcattACGGTATAACATGTGGTTTTGTTGTCTTATTTAGTTTGGCCCTTTTTAAGAAACATATGTTACAAATTCATTTAACTTGATATACTTTTATAAAATGAATGTCTACATGTTAGATTGGCCAGATTGGTAATTGAGATCGCTAGTAAGCTCTAGCTCGAATGCCACCTCTTCTAATAAGAGAAAGGTGGAAGGTGAGGTTGTGGGCTTAAGACCCACGGACTGTGTATAATACCATTAACTGATGTAGAAGTCAAGTTGTTGCATAATGGTCACACAAAATGCAAGCATTTTCAATGTGCATATTAATACCACTATTTAtctatttgaaatattttttcaaaaaaaaaaaaaaaaaggtactgaTATCGTATTAAGCATATAGATGGAGAACCTCTGGAGtttgatgaaattgaaaagGACCTTCCTGCCTACTCTAAAAAAGCATTGTCAGATTCAAAATGGACGTTCATAACCCAGGAggtacatttttatattttaatttcctcttgtttctgtttggttttgttccccaaacccccccccccccccacctttttttttttttttcttttttgagttaTTACATTCATAAGTGATTGTAGTATACGATTTGGATAAATGCATCAATGATGTTTTGCATAGATGGCACCTTCTCCCTTTATAAAGACAGAGTGGAGGGTGAGATCATGGTTTGAGATCAGCCAGGTGATATTGTGACTTAAATCCAAAAGTAATTTGCATAAAAAGCATTGGACTGCtatgccaagagccttgtagctcaattggcacctctTGATGCTTCATATGAAGACATCAAATGCTCAAATCCCCTCTCCCCTattgtaattataaaaaaaaaaatcgaactgctatgcttctttttttatgctttttcaATCTAAAATTTAGGGGATGTTTGCTACGTAGTAATAGATCTTGTAATAGACTAATTATTCATGTGGAATAAATATTTGGTCAATTGAGTGCATTTTCATTACAAGGAATAGTGATACATTAGGAATAGCTATTCATTAAAAATCAATGATGATAactttaaaatattcatttttcaaGATAATAGAGTGCCACAATGAGTGTAAAATAATTGTATAACTATgatttttgataaatataaatttgggattttattccaattttacaaCTAAAAATATGTATAGTAATAGTTATTCTATTACAACATCTTTTATTCACAGTAGTATAGATTTCCATTTCGAATGTAATGTCATTTAGTGTGCCAAATGTGCCCCTAAAATCATAAAACTATAATGTTATACAATCTCTACCCATGATTTTGGGGGTAGCTGGACTGTACATGGGTTTTCTTTTCCCAAGAATAGAGAATAATCTAACCTATTTTATTACCGGAAAGTTATCACAAGCTTTCTAGTGATTTCAAGGTGACATTGAACTCCAGGTTACtgttacataaaatatgttataGATGTTTATCTAACTCGGCTCTATACATCTGGTGGTTCTTCTTTGGCATAAACAAAGGTTCTCATGCTGCTATATTGAATTGACATATGAAAGTGATTCAAACTCTAGATAGTAGCTTGTAACATTAATTTTAGTGGACCTAATTGGATATTACATAGTGGTTAGTGTTTGCAGCTAGAAAAAACAGGAAAGGCTATGGTGGTTGAGACTTAACGTACATATTTCATGcattacaaataaatactcaTTGTTCATTCATTACAAACGGAAGTGTGTGCTAGTTGGTTTGCATCAGATATGTGGTAAATTTGCAACTGAAACAATGTTGGTTGTTTGTTTAAAACTTGAAACTGAATTCTATTTAGCCATGGGAAAAGCAAGATATCTCAATGAAATATCACTTGTCAATTTTACTTGCAAAAGCTGTGTTTGATGAATTAGACCTTCAGGCTTAAGTTGACTTGTCATGTTTAGGAGCATCCATACTTGAACAGGCCATGGTACAAATTACATCCGTGCGGGACCAGTGAATGGATGAAGCTGCTATTTCATGCAGATGATGCTCTGGCTAAAACTGGAGTGGCGATTGAATTATACTTGGTTGCATGGCTCTCTGTTGTTGGGCATGTGGTTGGTCTTAGGATCCCCTTTGAAATGATGAAGCAGCTATAATCAGTTGTACAGTTAATAACCATTCATTAGATATCTGTTTATAGCATGAAATGAAAGTAGGAGAATgcgctttttcttttcttttttccccctcttctgtgtgtgtatatatatgtgtgacaGTGACTGCCCAAAGTATGATAACGTTTATGCTTAATTTAGTGAACGTTTTGCCTCccaataattttatgaaatattgtTGTGTGGAAACTTGAAAAAGATCACGGTTTAAAATACCGTCAATATTATCACAACAGCCTTAATGTGCATTTGGGACaagttgaaaattttagcttatttgcaatttttgcttaatttttctattattcataggtctcactgtactttttggtactatttatgggtctcactgtactatccAGCTaccttttacatttatctataatatttttagcaaaaagttttcagttttaactaaataagtttATCTCAAATGGACACttggcaaagattatttttgctaacttattttactatttagtttatttttgctactattcagtttatttttgctactattcatgagtttcacTCTActttttgtactattcatgggtaCCAATATGTTTTTTCAGCtaaattttacctttatctacagtactttaaaaaaaaaatttcagttttagcaaaataagcgaatttcaaacggacccttagtagaaaaaaatattaatcttgAAATATTGTTTCGAAATATGGCCTGTTgtgaaatttagaccccggttgatagaattaacaagttttaaacccaagttgttaattagatttattatgcataaaacttgttaaaacaaacaaacatcaatatcatatcaaaactaagtgcagcggaaaaataaataagacaagatatgatgacttaggaaaaccaatgaaaccaaccagtttcacagtaaaaaccATGGAgggaaaccttctcgaaaagcaattcactatagtaaagagaaatttcagatctagtacaaaacctttgtccttagactctacaatcactgtaaatgaactcacagcagaaaccttttaccgcttcagaacctctgaactcttcaatatatgaatgctaccctttgatgcacggatcctagtacgtaactaaccaattgcacgaatcccagtacacgacttcaatcaccaactagagaagaagaagttggttgcaaagttcttcacttcatcaacaatgaagatcaagaagcacttggttacaaaaccctaaggcgcaaaaatgcagtaacttctttttgagagaataaggcttcggtcatctttttcatatgttctccttgtattctcttatatgaaagcctctaaaataagtcttatatatgcctagggttgtgagaaaagaaaccctacacaaatacaaaagcctggcccaaaaatcaaatctgaaaattttgatttccgtaaactcgatagatagcctcgatagatagcatctgtcaagcctcattaaacctcgatagatagcatctgtcgagcagctgtcgagcaactgtccaccaggtgtccagcaggtgtccagctttagtaaacacattttcttcatttgtttcttggtccaatcttcatggctttaatactagacttgaacaacatgttctttgaagtattaaacacatcctagatcaatcaaaatacaagtaaagtgcgttttgtcaaaggattagccaattacataaatgaattacatatgttctaaacaattgaaacacatatgtcctaacaatctccccctttggcaatccgtgacaaaaccacaacaaacaaatgaacatatgagagaagtcataaatcactcaactcatactcacttgttgaatacaataaaatctaccctaacacaaactcttgaaaaactttgcaagaagagagtttatggcatggaagactttgactacctgtatttctgaaacactttaaacaaaactcatcaaggcatcttagtgtgagacagaaataatagattgcatacaaaataaagaaacatgtgtataaagatagaaaagaaacaacacatgtagagataggtgatgaaaacatacatcatcacatataccacttgataagcgcaatgtatgtaaacatggtcacaagacctaggtacaagaacaagaagttaaaagtagctcctacaacaacaaggaggtaaacactccccctaacaagatgaaacacatcttcTCCTTAAAAGGTCATGTATTTCTCCCTCTAACTTGTAgcatcttaaaaagaaaccacaaattcttcaatttctctcactttttgtcacgattgacaGAGGGTACAGGAAGCTATAAAGCTTcactcgagaaacataaagatgataaaaaatgatcaagagggcacaaagaatccataaaaatgcatgaatgtaaggaaacaagatgctatggataacaagataagagaaacatgcaaaacatgtgaaaaaaaatgcatgcagaggatctcaatcgatcgagaggtatcgaggagctatcgagtagacctcgatggatcgaacaactatcaagaagctatcgaaggggtagaaactttctcgatcgatccacctaactatcgagaggtgtcgagattgcgataagatgctACATAAGAGCTCGACAGATAAaccaggtgtcgagaggtgtcgaaaGGTGTCCAGCTTAAGTAAAcatcttttcttcacttgtttcttggtctaatcttcatggctttaatactagacttgaacaacatgttttttgaagtattaaacacatcctagatcaatccaaatacaagtaaagtgcgttttttcagaggattagccaattacataaatgaatgacatatgttctaaacaattgaaacacatatgtcctaacatggCCATTTATATTTTGAACTCAAAATCAACAACCCATTGCAAAAGGGGTTTCAGCTATGGGTCCAGTCAGGTTCGAGCTCAACAATGCATGATGTACAAAATTAAGTATGTCCgagaaaaaatcaaatatttttaataaattaaaaaaaatatttgtttttgtactCTACTATTATTgaaatcattgattttttttcttctaaaaaccCCCTTATGTTCACcattgtatagtttttttttttaatttaatttagttgttatttttgttttgaagtagattttaaaagaaaaattattatactaaaatttaatttttaatggttATCGACAATTTTTAGCTATTTGACTTATTCAAGTTCccggtttctcaaaaaaaaaaaaagacttattcAAGATCCTAATCATCTTAATTAATAGAAgaattatataagaaaataattaatttatttattataataacatCATCATCAATAACCTATAAATATTGAAATTAGCTATGAACAAGTTTATCAAGAACAAGATCAATGAGAGGGTTCAAGGATCGGTCAATCGACACATTTTCAGCTAACAGGCACCTTTTTCTACGAATAGGCACCTCTCGATTTGttgtgttttggttttgatAAAAAACGTATTAGAATAACCTCAAATAGGGAGGTGGGTTACAGAGTAGTAACAAAATGAACTACAGGCGGAAAAGTGTCAAAAATTATTGAGACAAACCACATGTgggtaaaatataattattcttgacaaaatttaattacaaaattggttatatcCTACagctacaactttactcaatatcattactattactatatatttcaaaaatttgacCTTTAAATGTGGGTGCAGGTCTGTGTACCGCATTTGTAAGTTTTACAAGTGGAGAAGAGGTATAAGGAGCAATAACTTTTTTATCCGTGCTTTTATATGAAATTAGTTGTGCATAAGTACTTGTCACTAAATCTTGCTTTTCAGAATGTAAATCTGTTAGGGAAGATCTTCCTTAACCTTGCGCGCCTGTACTCTCAATTGCATTATGCGATTATATGTTTTGTAATTGAGATGAATTTAGGCACATTCTTGTACTAGCATGCAAGTTTTGATACCCCTCCAGCCAGGAAAAAAACCTTGATTTCTGTGAATATATCACGTTTGGTAAATAAGGATTATTTTccatatttcatttatttactttttattgtATAGCATTTGATCAATTATTAAGCTACATATCTGGTTGCATGAGAACTTGAGTAATttaagctttctttttcttttcccttcatAGAAGAATGATCAAACACCTAAATAAAACTGGAAGTAAGGTAGAACCAAAGATAAGGGAATGGATTCATATTGTTACACTTGCCATGTTAATCAAAAGATTGGAAGTTTGGGAGAGAGCAAAAGCATAAGCtatcacattctctctctcgGTTGTATTCATAACTGAGGTGGCTTACCTTGCAAAGAATTTTCGAAAACGAAGAAAAATGGAAAGTCATTTGGCAAGGGAAAATCTTCATCCTTCAAGAATGACAAGAAAGAATTCAAGAAGAAGGATGCTAAATATTCATCACCATCTCAAGGAATCAATTCTTATGAATGCAACGGGCATGGTCATTTGAAGAGGGAATGCCCAAATAATTTAAGAGGGATGGGTAAAGTGTTAACCACCACCCTTAGCGATTCTGAGAACTCAAGTTCAGATTTGGATCATAGCTGTGATGGTGATGGAAGCTATTCTGCCTTTATGGTAATTACCTCAATGGACTCAAAGGAAGAATTAATTGAGTTGAATGAGGAACTCGGTGAGCACACTGATGTTGAAGAAGTGGAAGCTACTGACGATGAAGAAGAATATCTTGAAGAAGGTGATATGAAACTTCAAGATGCTTATGATGCATTACTTGAAGACTGTGGCAAGTCTGCCAAAGTAGCAAAGAGTACAgttaagaaaatgaagagagtCGAAGTAGACCACAAATCCACTTTTTTGCAACTAAGAGATGCCGAATGTGAAGTCTAGAATTTGAAAGAAGAGTTATTGAATGCTTACTCTAAGAACAAATTTCTTGAGTTAGATGTGATCCAAGCAAATGCAAAGGTTGAATGCATCATAACCAAGAAGCTTGACAACATGCTCACATCTCATAAGTCATTTTCAGACAAAATCAAATTGGGATACACTTGTGAAGGAAGTTCAAGTGTTGAACCAAAAAGGAAGATGAAGTTCAAGTTAGCAAAGGATGTGGGGAAGCCAAAGGTTGGGAGTCCAAATATTGAGAAGAAGGCCACTGTGGCAAATTCTAAGGTAAAAGGGAAGTCATAGACTAAGAATTAAAGAGGATCTCAAGAGAAACATTTTTGCCATCACTATGTTATTCGTGGTCATACAAGACCAAATTTCTTCAAGTTTCAAGTCCTCAAGAGAGCCAATCTTCAAAGCGCTCAAGGAAATGAAAAAGGGAACCTAAGAGGAAAGAAAGCTAAGGAAGACAATGGTGGACACCTCATTGAAGATGTCATAGAGATGCTCAATGGCATTTCATCGTCCCTAGCTAGCTTCACCCCGAGATTTAAGCATTATATAGCATGTACCCTCCTTCTAAGGATCTTACCCAAAACACTCATGcggtgtgggtgaagaagggtacttaTGTATGATTTCTCTACCATGTCCATGCATCAATATTTCCAGTGTTTTAGGGACATAGTTTCATGCATATTATCATGTGCATCTTCTTTTGGTTATCATGCTACCCctctagcatgtttctttgaatagtttttttttgtttaaaagttTGTTCGTTTATGatctttcttttattgtttttgttttaagtgtgtaaaaatccaaaattcacataaaaagtacaaaattcaaaaagtttaatcACTTGTGTTGTGTCATACCACATgttgagtttggcctagtatcttcgtactaatggcgtagtgtaTTTACGAGCTTAGTCTTGTTATGTACGCACATATATTAAATGTGAGTGAAATCTAAAAATCtatgtttgattgttgtaaatagatcttcaagcttgCCATGCATGTCTAGCCAATATTCTTGATTGATCTTAAGACATTCGTAGACTTGATCTTATATATCTCCTCACATTTAATTTTCTATCAAAAAGCTCTTCAAACATCAAtctctaaaaagagagagagttgaaaaagtttttctttGAGAACTAGTTTGACAAGGAAAAGTTGGAGCAAAATCTAtatttgattgttgtaaatagatcttcaagtTTGTCATGCATGTCTAGCCAAAATTCTTAATTGATCTTAAGACATTCGTAGACTTAATCTTATATATCTCctcatatttaattttttggttaaaaaactcttcaaacatcaatctctaaaaagagaaagaactgAAAAAGCCTTGTTTTTAAAACTAGTTTGACAAGGAAAAGGTGGAGTAAAATCTATTCAAAACGTATGATGCCAAAGCCAAAGACTTATTCctcaaagaaatataaaaactttCATGGCATCGATGctcaaaaaattgatttgtgtTGATCAAAGTTTGAAAAATGGAAGCCAAATTGAAAACTTTCAATCAATGTAAACACTTTGGTGAGGAGTCATATACGTTCATTTATATTCATGAGATAGGTCTCTTGTCTTCGTGTTatttgtgtatgacttgattgcattgatcattgaaactttATGCTACACTATGGAATAATTCATACTTGATACCCACACATAACACACAAGTCTAATGTTCAATAAATACCCATTTCATTTATGTGATTGTATATtttaaatgtgatgtgtgtatactcaattgcttgtTGTTCAAACTAGAAAGATTTTTGAgtgttctattttttatttttttggaagtgatttttgTCACTCttgttttgaaaaacttaatgaTTGGCAATTTCATGACTCATTTCGTGAGTGGATGTAGTCCCATCCAAGTCACGAGATGAAATAAGGAAATTTCTATTTCTTCACAAAATCAAGCAGAAAGTTTAGCGATTCAGTTGCGACTACTTCACAACTTAGACCTGACCCGCAAAATCAACCCTATGCATTTGCACAATTCATGAGTAACTCGCGAGTCACTAACTCGCGAAATGCGCGAATAGTCAGTTTTTAAAGGGCTTGAAAttacagttttttaaaaactttgattttttttttgttcctcgCGAGTTCCTCTCCTCAAATCACCAAATTTCTTCAAACCTTAACCAATTTCACTTGGATTTCAACCCTAAGACTACTCTAAGGtaatttctaacatttttttttatctttctattCCTTAGATTTTGTCTTAGATTGCTTAAAACCTAGGATTGGGTTCATCCAAGTCGCAAGATGAAATGAGGAAATTTCTGTTTCTTCACAAAATCAGACAGAGAGTTTAGCGACTCAGTTGCGACTACTTCGCAACTTAGACCTGACCCGCGACTACTTAGCAACTTTGTTTCTAACATCCAAGTCGCGAGATGAAATGAGGAAATTTCTGTTTCTTCACAAAATCAGGCAGAGAGTTTAGTGACTCAGTTGCGACTACTTTGCAACTTAGACCTGACCCACGAAATCAACCCTATGCATTTGCACAATTCGTGAGTAACTCGCGAGTCACTGACTCGTGAAATGTGTGAATAGTCAGTTTTTAAAGGGCTTAAAAttacagttttttaaaaacttggtttttttttgttcctcgCGAGTCCCTCTCCTCAAATCACcaaatttcttcaaaacttaacCAATTTCACTTGGATTTTACCTCTAAGACTACTTTAAGGtaatttctaacattttttttttatctttctattCCTTAGATTTTGTCTTAGATTGCATAAAACCTAGGATTGGGTTCATTTTAAATGGGGGTTggggaaaactttttttttttttgcaatattttttgtgattttgttgaTTGGGCTTAGTCCCATTTGTGTTGTTGATGACAATGGTGGCCCCATGtggcaaaaataacatgtattgaGGGTTAATATGTGCATTCATTTCATCATATATAGGGTTAATACGTGCATGttaggtgtttgataaaatgtctTTAAGGCATTTCTTCAGTTGTTTGGACTCCGTTGAGTGCCATTTCTTGGGGTTAGCCATGTTTACTCATTAGGAACATGTTTTGATCTTTgcttgtgtgttttacacactttgcccCGTTGTGCTTGTCCATGCTATATCCATGCATTGGTCACACCCTTGGTGCACACACCCTATCACACTTGACATGTCATGCAATGTTTCATGCTTTTAGTCTATTTAGACCATCTAGCATCTATAACATGTCTTTGTATTGTGTTTATGCTCTTTTAACTTAGGTTTTAGAGTGTTTATACTTGATTTTTGTACTAACTTGcatttaatcaagtttgttgcCATTTTGTGTacggtttgtgtttgtgtgtctATCTTACAGATGTCTCAAAGGTATTCAAGTGGGAAAACACCCATAATTGATCTCACATCTTCTCTAGTATCAAAGAGAACTAGGTAGGCTTTAGTTGCTTTTGATAGAAGGAAGTTTATGTGTTTGACGGACTTCCAATCCTTCAACACACACTTCAAGAATGCACCTACTGTGGTGGAATGGGTTGTGAAGTTTGACTATTTGGGATCAACCTTCATCCCTAGGATCTTTGCTGATAAAGATTGGGAAAACTTGTTTGGGATGTTCGCTAAGCCAATAGAGGAACTTATCAAGGAATTCTACTCAAACGCTTGG
The sequence above is drawn from the Castanea sativa cultivar Marrone di Chiusa Pesio chromosome 5, ASM4071231v1 genome and encodes:
- the LOC142633639 gene encoding ubiquitin-like-conjugating enzyme ATG10 isoform X1, coding for MGTKEEAQGTLSSTDFGVAASAFILNWNTVCSSFPPWTWVLSHHQVEGYLSLENMLLSSTQEDHGELSCPGPGIHSHQEDPIDVDDATLVHTNPCKVHYYDLHIIYCNSYRVPVLYFRAYDSDGEPLEFDEIEKDLPAYSKKALSDSKWTFITQEEHPYLNRPWYKLHPCGTSEWMKLLFHADDALAKTGVAIELYLVAWLSVVGHVVGLRIPFEMMKQL
- the LOC142633639 gene encoding ubiquitin-like-conjugating enzyme ATG10 isoform X2, with product MDMGPFSSSSGRILIFGEHASQLNSDHGELSCPGPGIHSHQEDPIDVDDATLVHTNPCKVHYYDLHIIYCNSYRVPVLYFRAYDSDGEPLEFDEIEKDLPAYSKKALSDSKWTFITQEEHPYLNRPWYKLHPCGTSEWMKLLFHADDALAKTGVAIELYLVAWLSVVGHVVGLRIPFEMMKQL